The Pseudomonadales bacterium genomic sequence TAGCCGCATTGTTTTGTTTGTTTATTTTGTGCTTACTGGTTGGTGGCTTGTTTTCATTTATTCTCAGTCAGTTGGTGCATTGGACGGGTTTGACCGGTACTGATCGCTTACTGGGCATGGTATTCGGTAGTCTGCGCGGCGTGCTAGTGGTTGTGGTGGTGCTTATGCTAGGCAAAACGCTGTTGCCACTGCATCAAGAACAATGGTGGCTGAGCTCTAATTTAATCCCTCATTTTGAGCGTTTAGAAACCTGGGTTATGACTCAGGGCTTAGCGCTACGAGATATCTTCATACCATTAATTAGTGGGCGAACCTAGTCTAAAACATAGAGAGAAAGATACATGTGTGGTATTGCGGGCATTGTTTCATCGCAAAATGTCAATCAAGAGCTGTATGATGGCTTAACTGTGCTGCAGCATCGTGGCCAGGATGCCGCGGGTATGGTGACCTGTGAACTGGGTCGATTTCATCAG encodes the following:
- a CDS encoding CvpA family protein, producing the protein MVPSNWVDWLILAIITLSALISLKRGFVKEVLSLVIWLMAILLSIMFHQQLAVILAPYIDSPSLRKLAALFCLFILCLLVGGLFSFILSQLVHWTGLTGTDRLLGMVFGSLRGVLVVVVVLMLGKTLLPLHQEQWWLSSNLIPHFERLETWVMTQGLALRDIFIPLISGRT